From the Priestia koreensis genome, one window contains:
- a CDS encoding 3-oxoacyl-[acyl-carrier-protein] synthase III C-terminal domain-containing protein, which yields MIENTIGIRAVGSFIPKTTKKMVSPSGDHVSIRVATKHETPYKMGADSILDMVKKAEVLLEELEGQYFFFNEESYGDYLFQMHGRQIMDIVGVNRITSFNLLQGGSSSLMLVKLLMNHLIANTNVRFGIVGSPQSWEYHSQNRQLGNAILGDGAASLILEKGYQRNRILSIATKTLGKYHDVLFNEVGGWKSPIADGPCKEGKFIYKIQNLPHYKEVEESNFLILQNVMGEALQKAHLSFSDISLFAIHSPTRLHHDRFAKHFEISEEMIIDSAEEYGFMCSAGILLSIGTILENKDLKIGTKVMVSSFGVDGNWAVMIIEI from the coding sequence ATGATTGAAAATACAATTGGTATAAGGGCTGTCGGTAGCTTTATTCCTAAAACCACAAAAAAAATGGTATCTCCTAGTGGAGACCATGTGTCTATTAGAGTGGCTACAAAACATGAAACGCCTTACAAAATGGGAGCGGATTCAATACTAGATATGGTGAAAAAGGCAGAAGTCCTGCTAGAAGAATTAGAAGGACAATACTTTTTCTTTAATGAAGAATCTTACGGAGATTATCTGTTTCAAATGCACGGAAGACAAATTATGGATATTGTAGGGGTTAATCGAATTACTTCTTTTAACTTATTACAAGGAGGTAGTTCTTCATTAATGTTAGTTAAACTATTAATGAATCACCTCATTGCTAATACTAATGTGCGTTTTGGTATTGTGGGTTCACCCCAATCATGGGAATACCATAGTCAAAACCGACAGCTTGGCAATGCAATATTGGGAGATGGAGCTGCCAGTCTTATTTTAGAAAAAGGCTATCAAAGAAATCGAATTCTCTCTATTGCTACTAAAACCTTAGGGAAATATCATGATGTCCTCTTTAATGAGGTAGGAGGATGGAAGAGTCCTATTGCCGATGGCCCATGTAAAGAAGGTAAATTTATATATAAAATTCAAAACCTTCCTCATTATAAGGAAGTTGAAGAGAGTAACTTTCTTATACTTCAAAACGTAATGGGTGAAGCTCTTCAAAAAGCTCATTTATCCTTTAGCGACATTTCCTTATTTGCTATTCATAGCCCAACTAGATTGCATCACGATCGGTTTGCAAAGCACTTTGAAATATCAGAGGAAATGATTATTGATAGTGCAGAAGAATACGGCTTTATGTGCTCCGCCGGTATCCTGTTATCTATTGGTACAATATTAGAAAATAAAGATTTAAAAATAGGTACTAAAGTGATGGTAAGTTCTTTTGGGGTTGATGGTAACTGGGCTGTAATGATAATAGAAATTTAA
- a CDS encoding 3-oxoacyl-[acyl-carrier-protein] synthase III C-terminal domain-containing protein, whose product MSQSIGISGIGVSLPENLVSTWDVLAPAAKIRETLKERLGCNYVPLATSEENPMLFSLKAAKEAMNEASVIPEEVDFIIANSLSNDYEKWQSSAFLAYELGCINASTIDVYGGCNTTGAAYHMAIDMIKADEEINTVLIALTEHLGGGTFPQFIGDGACALVIQRGSTNLVSLEYVNLNETMPSLGVMKEGGVIMPFSKDTSFDGGWEDQVDFNVEKYKTELKPIFSQISTKPILELCKKFGISVHELDMLFIVHQQAHYHLSIANLLGIKPSKVPIQYIENLGHISGFDIFISLKLAIQDGLVKKGDLLGMMAMGLGEWHAFLLRY is encoded by the coding sequence TTGAGTCAAAGTATTGGAATTTCTGGAATAGGTGTCTCATTACCTGAAAACTTAGTTAGTACTTGGGATGTATTGGCGCCTGCTGCTAAAATTAGAGAAACTTTAAAAGAACGGTTAGGTTGCAATTATGTCCCGTTAGCTACTTCTGAAGAGAATCCAATGTTATTTTCTTTAAAAGCAGCTAAAGAGGCGATGAATGAAGCGTCAGTCATTCCGGAAGAAGTAGATTTTATAATTGCAAATAGTCTTTCAAATGATTATGAAAAGTGGCAAAGTTCCGCGTTTCTAGCCTATGAACTAGGGTGTATAAACGCTAGCACAATTGATGTGTATGGAGGATGTAATACAACCGGCGCTGCTTATCATATGGCAATTGATATGATAAAAGCGGATGAAGAAATTAACACAGTTTTAATTGCCTTAACGGAACATTTAGGTGGAGGAACTTTCCCTCAGTTTATTGGAGATGGAGCTTGTGCGTTAGTTATTCAGCGAGGCTCTACTAATCTTGTTTCATTGGAATACGTCAATTTAAATGAAACAATGCCTAGTTTAGGGGTTATGAAAGAAGGCGGAGTAATCATGCCTTTTTCAAAAGATACGTCTTTTGATGGTGGCTGGGAAGACCAAGTTGATTTTAATGTTGAAAAATACAAAACTGAATTAAAACCAATCTTCTCTCAAATATCAACAAAGCCTATTCTAGAACTTTGTAAAAAGTTTGGAATTTCAGTTCATGAACTAGATATGTTATTTATTGTTCATCAACAGGCACATTATCATTTATCAATTGCTAATTTATTAGGAATTAAACCTAGCAAAGTGCCCATTCAATATATTGAAAACCTAGGGCATATTAGTGGGTTTGATATCTTCATTTCTCTGAAGTTAGCTATTCAGGATGGATTAGTCAAAAAAGGGGATCTGTTAGGAATGATGGCGATGGGATTAGGAGAATGGCATGCTTTTCTCTTGCGTTATTAG
- a CDS encoding 3-oxoacyl-ACP synthase III family protein, with the protein MEDVVGVLGVSVYLPPRKDISDLVNTGQLSSEKFNRIGVLSVPVSVNEIGSDLAIKAGKEVLYKTNISPDEIDILVYVGSAMPDYQVWLPSARVCNELNIKNAFGFDLNMGCGSYQAAIKFISEALKNNEKWKTALLVSGDNFDHLTTNRETNEVIMGDAGAAIILQKGYKHNVFFGYEAITRGYYHDLTFYTGFTPAATKFVEDNPKVKPNLWTFARSEKMNDLLKENVPNYINMANRVLKDQGLTIQDISYVIVPTGRLDLMKKIVDELGFPREKTNIQFLSDLGDCASSSFAIDVNNILEHFKPHPGEYTLCIGAGLGISWMASIIKH; encoded by the coding sequence ATGGAAGATGTAGTTGGTGTTTTAGGTGTATCCGTATATTTACCACCACGAAAAGACATTAGCGACTTAGTAAACACAGGGCAATTATCTTCGGAAAAATTTAATAGAATAGGCGTTTTATCAGTGCCTGTATCAGTAAACGAAATAGGTAGTGATCTTGCTATTAAAGCAGGAAAAGAGGTGTTGTACAAAACGAACATCTCTCCAGATGAGATTGATATTTTAGTGTATGTGGGAAGCGCAATGCCCGATTATCAAGTTTGGCTTCCATCTGCAAGAGTTTGCAACGAATTAAATATAAAAAATGCGTTTGGTTTTGATTTAAACATGGGCTGCGGAAGCTATCAGGCCGCTATAAAATTTATATCAGAAGCCCTTAAGAATAATGAAAAGTGGAAAACCGCGTTGCTGGTCTCAGGAGACAATTTTGACCATTTAACTACAAATAGAGAAACAAACGAGGTCATAATGGGTGACGCTGGTGCTGCGATAATTTTACAGAAGGGATATAAGCACAATGTATTTTTTGGTTATGAAGCCATTACTAGAGGTTATTACCATGATTTAACTTTCTATACAGGATTTACTCCTGCAGCTACAAAGTTTGTAGAAGATAATCCTAAAGTAAAACCAAACCTATGGACTTTTGCACGAAGTGAGAAAATGAATGATTTATTAAAAGAAAATGTACCTAACTATATTAATATGGCAAACCGTGTATTGAAAGATCAAGGTCTTACTATACAAGACATTTCTTATGTCATTGTGCCAACTGGTAGGTTGGATCTTATGAAAAAAATTGTAGATGAATTAGGTTTTCCTAGAGAAAAAACAAATATCCAATTCTTATCTGATTTAGGAGATTGTGCATCTTCTTCATTTGCCATAGATGTAAATAACATTCTTGAACATTTTAAGCCCCATCCTGGTGAATATACCTTATGCATAGGAGCAGGTCTTGGTATATCATGGATGGCTTCAATTATTAAACATTAA
- a CDS encoding 3-oxoacyl-ACP synthase III family protein, whose protein sequence is MSKPKHSAKIIGTGAYVPNKVLTNFDLEKLMDTSDEWIQEKYGIKERRIVSESDEQNISDLSYKSAVKALESANLKPEDLDLIIIASIHSDIKSPATACILQGMLGAKNAVAFDMNIGGCPNAVFAMTTALNFLDGERFKRALVICTEIYSRFIDWSYRNTACFLGDGSGAVILESCDKEEGVLAYNLYTDGTKHNKAWWPGGGTKLVPENEQTPHIEGRDVWEFGNTATPNVIVETVSDAGLEMEEVDFVIFHQANVNIINNVMDLIGLPHEKTYMNNYKYGNTGGASSLIALDEAISLGKIVRGDKLAICSYGAGLAWGSMVMNY, encoded by the coding sequence ATGAGTAAACCTAAACATTCAGCAAAAATTATTGGAACAGGGGCCTATGTACCAAACAAAGTATTAACAAACTTCGATTTGGAGAAGTTAATGGACACAAGTGATGAGTGGATACAAGAAAAATACGGTATTAAAGAGCGTCGTATTGTCTCAGAATCTGATGAGCAAAACATCTCAGATTTGTCATATAAATCCGCTGTAAAAGCTTTAGAGTCAGCAAATTTGAAACCAGAAGATTTAGACCTTATTATTATCGCTTCTATACATTCAGATATAAAGAGTCCTGCAACTGCTTGTATATTGCAGGGGATGCTGGGGGCTAAGAATGCGGTAGCATTTGATATGAATATTGGAGGGTGTCCTAACGCAGTATTTGCTATGACCACAGCATTAAATTTCTTAGATGGAGAGCGCTTTAAAAGAGCCCTTGTAATCTGTACAGAAATATATTCGCGATTTATAGATTGGTCATATCGTAACACGGCTTGCTTCCTTGGTGATGGATCTGGAGCGGTTATTTTAGAATCCTGTGATAAAGAGGAAGGCGTACTAGCTTATAACCTATATACAGACGGAACAAAGCATAACAAAGCGTGGTGGCCAGGCGGAGGAACGAAGCTAGTACCTGAAAATGAGCAAACTCCCCATATTGAAGGAAGAGACGTGTGGGAGTTCGGAAATACAGCTACTCCGAATGTTATAGTGGAAACTGTTTCAGATGCAGGTTTAGAGATGGAAGAAGTGGACTTTGTTATTTTTCATCAAGCAAACGTTAACATTATTAATAATGTTATGGATTTAATAGGTTTACCACATGAAAAGACATATATGAACAACTATAAATATGGGAATACAGGCGGTGCCTCCTCGCTGATCGCTCTTGATGAAGCCATTAGCTTAGGAAAAATAGTACGTGGCGATAAACTAGCAATTTGCTCTTATGGAGCAGGGTTAGCATGGGGATCGATGGTAATGAACTACTAA
- a CDS encoding ABC transporter ATP-binding protein, with the protein MIKINQLSKNFNNGKGIFDLSFEVKKGEVFGFLGPNGAGKSTTIRNLIGFTKPTSGEAFIGGFNCWTESDRIQKITGYLPGEIAFIDNMNGLQFLKLIGDMKGIKDTMKRDELIRRLQFDVKTPIRKMSKGMKQKVGIVAAFMHQPEVLILDEPTSGLDPLMQQIFIELVLEEKRKGTTILMSSHMFQEVEKTCDRVAIIKDGKLVSIENVHDLRTHQRKVIEVTADSQESIAFLRKSNLLIENISDLTASIVVQGDYNNFIQILSCIGVMNIQVRNMDLEDLFMHYYNPTKLASTFNKKELIAK; encoded by the coding sequence ATGATAAAAATAAATCAACTTTCCAAAAACTTCAATAATGGAAAAGGCATATTTGATCTTTCATTTGAGGTGAAGAAAGGAGAAGTTTTCGGATTTCTTGGTCCAAATGGTGCAGGTAAGTCTACTACAATTAGGAATTTAATAGGTTTTACGAAGCCTACTTCTGGAGAAGCATTTATAGGGGGATTTAACTGTTGGACAGAGTCTGATAGGATTCAAAAAATAACAGGTTATCTTCCAGGAGAAATCGCCTTTATAGATAATATGAATGGTCTTCAATTCTTAAAATTAATTGGAGATATGAAAGGTATTAAAGATACGATGAAGAGAGACGAATTAATTCGTCGATTACAATTTGATGTTAAGACACCTATTAGAAAAATGTCTAAAGGTATGAAACAAAAAGTAGGAATAGTAGCTGCTTTTATGCATCAACCAGAGGTACTAATTTTAGATGAACCTACATCAGGACTTGATCCTCTCATGCAGCAAATTTTTATTGAACTTGTATTAGAAGAAAAGAGAAAAGGAACAACTATACTAATGTCCTCACACATGTTTCAAGAAGTAGAGAAAACGTGTGACAGAGTGGCCATAATAAAAGATGGTAAATTAGTTAGTATAGAAAACGTACATGACCTTAGAACTCACCAGAGAAAAGTTATAGAAGTCACTGCTGATTCTCAAGAAAGTATTGCTTTCCTTAGAAAATCAAATCTTCTTATTGAAAATATTAGCGATTTGACTGCATCCATTGTAGTTCAAGGAGACTATAATAATTTCATTCAAATTCTGTCTTGTATAGGAGTTATGAATATTCAGGTAAGAAATATGGATTTAGAAGATTTATTTATGCATTACTATAACCCTACTAAGCTAGCATCTACATTTAATAAGAAGGAGTTAATTGCGAAATGA
- a CDS encoding ABC transporter permease subunit — MNFHLLKANIKSQSKNLSTYALGSLMYLWILIWVFPSIVSTKGINELINSLPDNFLQATGLEGGITELNSYLAGEYYGLIFLLLLTIFSIVVSTQLVAQLVDRGAMAYLLTTPSSRVRVVTTQAVTLIIGLVTVVLFNYVGGIVGASLFLEKHQINTSVFLKINIMGGMLFLLVCAYSFFFSCVLNDEKYAMGASAGLTLFFYGLDMFGKLSEDLEWLRNISIFGLFRPQEIVAGKYEIGTSSILLLLASLVTFILSIVLFKKRDLPL; from the coding sequence ATGAATTTTCATCTCTTAAAGGCGAATATAAAGTCTCAATCTAAAAATCTTTCTACTTATGCATTGGGTTCATTAATGTATCTCTGGATACTAATATGGGTATTTCCTTCTATTGTCTCAACTAAAGGAATTAATGAGCTTATTAATTCCTTACCTGACAATTTCCTTCAAGCCACTGGTTTAGAAGGAGGAATAACAGAGCTTAACAGCTATTTGGCAGGAGAATATTATGGATTAATTTTCCTCCTTTTATTAACTATATTTAGCATTGTAGTTTCCACGCAGTTAGTAGCACAGCTTGTTGATCGAGGAGCTATGGCATATCTTCTCACCACTCCATCTTCAAGGGTAAGAGTAGTAACAACACAAGCCGTTACTCTAATTATAGGATTAGTTACTGTAGTTCTCTTTAATTACGTAGGTGGAATAGTTGGCGCAAGTCTATTTCTGGAGAAGCATCAAATTAATACATCTGTATTTCTAAAAATTAACATCATGGGAGGGATGCTATTTCTTTTGGTGTGTGCATATTCATTCTTCTTTTCATGTGTGCTTAATGATGAAAAATATGCAATGGGAGCCTCCGCTGGTTTAACTTTATTTTTCTATGGGCTAGATATGTTCGGGAAATTAAGTGAGGATTTAGAATGGCTAAGAAATATCTCTATTTTTGGTTTATTTAGGCCCCAAGAAATAGTAGCTGGAAAGTATGAAATTGGAACGTCATCTATTCTACTTTTGCTTGCATCTCTTGTCACATTTATCTTGTCTATTGTGTTATTTAAAAAACGTGATCTACCTTTGTAA
- a CDS encoding LLM class flavin-dependent oxidoreductase: MKYSIFSLADHYEDSSIHLQSHYKQVQEQIELADQLNYNTFWLAEHHFQNVHGSIMSPAVFLSSVSKTTHNIGLGTAVSVLPLHNPIRVAEDFAMLDLLSGGRMRFAVGSGYLQHEFKGFGVEFSDRISMLNEGMDLILQLWTEEQVDFIGEYYKFSGSLNARPTRNMKKPLVATVRKEAVEAMGKKGMPIFISSLSVKKFEQVKTMVETYREFYQQNHHSDKNHDISYCLNIVLDHDEHVAKQMGFKALQKLFDYREVKRTPENFMESGLCFFGTPQQAVKLISSYEKSGITELVLSVSFGNITHQAACNTMNLFSKEVVPLLEIEQLSLQS; this comes from the coding sequence ATGAAATATTCTATTTTCTCACTTGCTGATCATTATGAAGATAGCTCCATACATTTACAATCACACTACAAACAAGTGCAAGAACAAATTGAATTAGCAGACCAATTGAATTATAACACGTTTTGGCTTGCGGAGCATCATTTTCAAAATGTACATGGAAGTATTATGTCACCTGCTGTATTTCTATCGTCCGTTTCTAAAACTACTCATAATATAGGACTGGGTACCGCTGTTTCAGTACTTCCCTTGCATAACCCTATTCGGGTAGCAGAAGACTTTGCGATGCTAGATCTTCTTTCTGGAGGAAGAATGAGATTTGCTGTAGGTAGTGGATATCTACAGCATGAATTTAAAGGGTTTGGTGTGGAGTTTAGCGATCGGATATCTATGCTCAATGAAGGCATGGATTTAATTCTACAATTATGGACGGAAGAACAGGTGGATTTTATAGGGGAATATTATAAGTTTAGTGGATCGTTAAATGCCAGACCAACAAGAAATATGAAAAAACCTCTTGTAGCTACAGTTCGTAAAGAAGCGGTGGAAGCCATGGGAAAGAAAGGAATGCCTATTTTTATCTCTTCCCTTTCTGTAAAAAAATTTGAACAGGTAAAAACGATGGTTGAAACTTATCGTGAATTTTATCAACAGAATCATCATTCTGACAAAAATCATGATATTTCTTATTGCCTAAACATCGTGCTTGACCATGATGAACACGTAGCAAAACAGATGGGATTTAAAGCCCTACAGAAGCTATTCGATTATAGAGAAGTAAAGCGGACACCAGAAAATTTTATGGAATCAGGCCTTTGTTTTTTCGGAACACCACAACAAGCGGTTAAATTAATTTCTTCTTACGAAAAAAGTGGGATTACTGAATTAGTTCTATCAGTATCATTTGGAAATATCACACATCAAGCAGCATGTAATACCATGAATTTATTTTCGAAAGAGGTAGTACCTTTATTAGAAATTGAACAGCTCTCATTACAATCATAA
- a CDS encoding 3-oxoacyl-ACP synthase III family protein — MRKKNVIQNVGILATGKYLPTRVMTNKEWENIVDTSDDWIVNKLGIHERRIAASEDVTSDLGVRAIQDAVRRAGISLDEIDLLISGSNTPDHQSPQLATMIMKKLGMRNTPGFDVRSGGCSSGVFSLEVGAKFIRDGTYRTVAVVIPEINSRVVSWKDRSTCVILGDGAGCYILRATKDHTGILHTELGSEPSGYFSAYVPAGGNALPLTKENVEDGLQYFHMTGPDIYKFGTEIIPKLALSLTNSINTSLEDVDLFLTHQANMNIIKKGLDDLGVPFEKALINVDRYGNMAGANLPVALTEAIDAGILTPGKLIYLIVFGAGLSYGSMAIRWCSPEDFI; from the coding sequence ATGAGGAAGAAAAACGTCATTCAGAATGTTGGCATATTAGCAACAGGGAAATATTTGCCCACACGTGTCATGACAAATAAAGAGTGGGAAAACATAGTAGATACTTCAGATGATTGGATCGTAAATAAGTTAGGAATACATGAGCGCAGGATTGCAGCAAGTGAAGATGTAACGTCTGATCTAGGCGTAAGGGCTATACAGGATGCTGTTAGAAGAGCGGGAATTTCACTTGATGAAATTGATCTTCTAATATCTGGTTCAAATACGCCAGATCATCAAAGTCCACAATTAGCTACAATGATTATGAAAAAGCTTGGGATGAGAAATACTCCTGGTTTTGATGTTCGGTCAGGTGGATGCTCAAGTGGTGTTTTTTCTCTGGAAGTGGGAGCTAAATTTATAAGGGATGGAACTTATAGAACAGTAGCAGTAGTAATACCTGAAATTAATTCTAGAGTAGTGTCTTGGAAGGACCGATCAACTTGTGTAATTTTAGGGGATGGAGCTGGGTGTTACATATTGAGAGCCACAAAGGATCATACCGGTATTCTGCACACCGAGCTAGGAAGTGAACCGTCAGGGTATTTTTCTGCGTATGTGCCAGCGGGAGGGAATGCACTACCTCTCACTAAGGAAAATGTGGAAGATGGCTTGCAATATTTCCACATGACAGGCCCTGACATTTATAAGTTTGGAACAGAAATTATTCCTAAATTAGCTTTAAGTTTAACGAATAGCATCAACACCTCTTTGGAAGATGTTGATTTATTCCTCACCCATCAAGCCAATATGAACATTATAAAAAAAGGATTAGATGATCTAGGTGTACCTTTTGAAAAAGCCCTAATAAACGTTGATCGCTATGGAAATATGGCGGGGGCTAATTTACCAGTTGCACTAACAGAAGCAATAGATGCTGGTATATTAACGCCAGGGAAATTAATTTATTTAATAGTGTTCGGGGCTGGTTTATCCTACGGAAGTATGGCTATACGTTGGTGCAGTCCAGAAGACTTTATTTAA
- a CDS encoding 3-oxoacyl-ACP synthase III family protein — protein MKHVGISSIATYIPTNKYSTHNLVKKGFMQERVYNKIGVKEVPIGEEQETPTEMAIKAGRKLLLQENVDFQEINLLVYVGATPPDFLLWSAAAKITHELNLKNCFSFEIQLGCGGLQAAFQAIKAMMLSNDKWTKALVVTADKWGPYTKERSGAGLIFGDSAAAALLEKGNNVLNRFICFHGHTDGQFHSLGHLSSGTTYTKRLMNQYPDLVENQYSIIDGSTIPLLNEVNVANYKKVATQVLSDSKWELEDVSCIILPSGRRDLMERIIQELSLSVEKTNMPFLAQQGDLGAPGLLVDLENILNCHNLKKGDKILILSAGVGITWMALTLQV, from the coding sequence TTGAAACATGTTGGAATCTCAAGTATTGCCACATATATACCTACTAATAAATACAGCACACATAATTTGGTAAAAAAAGGTTTTATGCAAGAAAGAGTCTATAATAAAATTGGTGTAAAAGAAGTTCCTATAGGAGAAGAACAAGAAACACCTACCGAAATGGCTATTAAAGCTGGTCGGAAATTACTATTGCAAGAAAATGTTGATTTTCAGGAGATTAATTTACTTGTTTACGTAGGAGCAACTCCTCCAGATTTCCTTTTATGGTCTGCAGCAGCTAAGATAACACATGAATTAAATCTGAAAAATTGCTTTAGTTTTGAAATTCAGCTTGGCTGTGGTGGATTACAGGCAGCTTTTCAAGCTATTAAAGCAATGATGTTAAGTAATGACAAATGGACTAAAGCTCTAGTTGTAACAGCTGACAAGTGGGGACCTTATACGAAGGAACGATCAGGAGCCGGATTAATTTTTGGAGATTCAGCAGCGGCAGCTCTACTAGAGAAAGGAAACAATGTTTTAAATCGCTTCATTTGTTTTCATGGTCACACAGACGGTCAATTCCACTCTCTTGGACATCTATCAAGTGGAACCACTTATACAAAACGTTTAATGAATCAATATCCTGATTTAGTAGAAAATCAATATTCAATTATAGATGGAAGTACAATACCACTTCTTAATGAGGTAAATGTTGCAAACTATAAAAAAGTAGCAACTCAAGTACTATCAGATAGTAAGTGGGAATTAGAAGACGTAAGCTGTATAATTCTTCCATCAGGTAGAAGAGATTTAATGGAAAGAATTATACAAGAACTTTCTTTGAGTGTTGAAAAAACCAATATGCCTTTTTTAGCTCAACAAGGTGATCTTGGTGCACCTGGATTACTCGTTGATTTAGAGAATATACTGAACTGTCACAATTTGAAAAAAGGGGATAAAATTTTAATTTTATCTGCTGGTGTAGGAATTACTTGGATGGCCTTGACTCTTCAAGTATAA
- a CDS encoding alpha/beta fold hydrolase, translating to MPKVQANGIFINYEVRGEGEPLLLLHGLGASWKMWVPQIDYLSRYFKLIMIDMRGHGQTSKYFPNNKYNTLLLAEDIKFFLDALGIKKVNMLGVSQGAVVAQLFAIKNSSYIKKLILSNSYSEIPTKLSKWVLGASNLVIQALPYNTVVELMLKVYKNDEYTKKILRNSFSFDKKMLLSAKKSTFPTHTSELTHISCSTLVMGGNQKVMGVDEKKASQIIFNQIPNATLALFSDAFDPLSTMKKDIFNEMVMCFITDNDFKSYPNVQFFYH from the coding sequence ATGCCAAAAGTTCAAGCAAACGGTATCTTTATTAATTATGAAGTTAGAGGAGAAGGAGAACCTTTATTATTATTACATGGCTTAGGAGCTAGCTGGAAAATGTGGGTGCCTCAAATTGACTATTTATCTCGCTACTTTAAGTTAATTATGATAGATATGCGTGGCCATGGGCAAACTTCTAAATATTTTCCAAATAACAAGTATAATACACTCTTGCTCGCAGAAGATATTAAGTTTTTTTTGGATGCTCTTGGTATTAAGAAAGTAAACATGCTCGGAGTCTCGCAAGGGGCAGTAGTTGCACAATTGTTTGCTATTAAAAATAGTAGCTATATTAAAAAGCTAATTTTATCAAACAGTTATAGTGAAATTCCTACTAAGTTATCTAAGTGGGTTTTAGGAGCTTCTAATCTTGTTATACAAGCTCTTCCATATAACACTGTTGTAGAACTAATGTTAAAAGTTTATAAAAACGATGAATATACAAAAAAAATATTAAGAAACTCGTTTAGCTTTGATAAGAAAATGTTATTGTCTGCTAAAAAATCTACTTTTCCTACTCACACGAGCGAGTTAACTCATATAAGCTGTTCGACACTTGTTATGGGAGGAAATCAGAAAGTAATGGGAGTAGACGAGAAAAAAGCATCACAAATTATTTTTAATCAAATTCCAAACGCAACTTTGGCTTTATTTTCTGATGCCTTTGATCCTTTAAGTACGATGAAAAAAGATATATTTAACGAGATGGTAATGTGTTTTATAACGGATAATGACTTTAAGAGCTATCCAAATGTGCAGTTCTTCTATCACTAA
- a CDS encoding sugar O-acetyltransferase: protein MSYNPRVDIKQRMHNQKLYYCNDEGILNEQAQQLELLYDFNHTRPSEQKKRDELLKKMFKEIGVDCYIEPPLHSNWGGKNVRFGNGVYANFNLTLVDDTDIYVGDNVMFGPNVIVSAGTHPIHPELRRKQAQFNVPIHIGNNVWIGAQAVILPGVRIGDNSVIGAGSIVTKDIPANVVAVGNPCKVVREINERDMTYYYRDMEIDLD from the coding sequence ATGAGTTATAATCCAAGAGTTGATATTAAACAACGCATGCATAATCAAAAGCTTTATTACTGCAACGATGAAGGTATTTTAAATGAGCAAGCGCAGCAGTTAGAACTTCTGTATGACTTTAATCATACGAGACCAAGCGAGCAGAAAAAAAGGGACGAGCTGTTAAAGAAAATGTTTAAAGAGATTGGGGTAGATTGCTATATTGAGCCGCCTTTACATAGTAACTGGGGCGGTAAAAATGTTCGATTTGGAAACGGAGTATATGCGAATTTCAACCTAACGCTCGTTGATGACACCGATATTTATGTGGGCGACAACGTCATGTTTGGACCAAATGTCATTGTGTCTGCTGGGACGCATCCGATTCATCCAGAGCTCCGCAGAAAGCAAGCGCAGTTTAACGTACCGATACATATTGGAAATAACGTCTGGATTGGCGCTCAGGCCGTCATTCTTCCAGGCGTACGCATTGGGGATAATTCCGTTATTGGCGCTGGGAGTATCGTGACAAAAGATATACCAGCGAATGTAGTGGCGGTAGGGAATCCGTGCAAAGTGGTACGCGAAATCAATGAACGGGACATGACGTATTATTACCGAGATATGGAGATTGATCTCGATTAG
- a CDS encoding DUF6366 family protein produces the protein MGKEKERFEYTTERRRQQELKRNASFSQGFNRATNGSLIDLVNGLGWKGLGILILLLLVVFTAFILF, from the coding sequence ATGGGTAAAGAAAAGGAACGTTTCGAATACACCACTGAAAGACGAAGACAACAAGAGTTAAAAAGAAACGCTTCCTTTAGCCAAGGTTTTAACCGCGCTACTAATGGAAGTTTAATTGACTTAGTGAATGGACTAGGGTGGAAAGGCTTGGGCATTTTAATTCTACTCCTGCTTGTTGTCTTTACTGCCTTTATCTTGTTTTAA